The following DNA comes from Legionella sp. PATHC032.
CGGCAGCTAATTTTTTATTGAGTATATAGGGTCAGTGGTAGAAAGAGAGACGGATCTTTGTCTTAAGCTTGTTATGAAATATACATGGATTTAAACCATGTCATTTTATCTCCTTCTTGGTTATGACAATTGAGTGGGCTGAAATATAGCTTTGCCATTTCTTTTTGCTAAATCCTATGAAATATTTGCTTTGCTTTGTATAGTATACTGAGATTTTAGTATCTAACTAAGTTGATAAAAACTGATACTTAAATTAAAGAGGAATCAAAGGAAGAGAAAATGATTTCACCCAGATATAAGGGAATATTGTATTTGTCTTTAAGTGCTATCATATTGAGTGCGGCCAATCCAATTATAGCAAAACTGATCATACTTGGTAATGAGCATTTGGTGAATGGCCATAATCCAATATCCTTTTGTAACGTGCTTTTTGCAGGAAACCTTGTTGCCTTACTCACTTTAATTGTCATTCATTTTAGAGATCTCAAGAATTTTAAACCAGAACATTTAACAGGAAAAAATTGGTATTTGCTCTCCATTGCAGCTTTATTGGCTGGGTTTTTAACTCCTACTTTATTTTTCTTTGGATTGATGTATGCCAGTGTGATCAATGTTATTCTTATTTCAAATTTGCAGATCCCCATGACTTTATTGTCTGGCTGGCTCTTTTTTGGTGAGGTGCCTAATACTCGAGTTACTGTAGGGGCTTTTTTGGCCACTTTAGGTGTATTCGCAATAGTTTTTCTGCAATATTGGTTAGCTGCTTCAGTAAATCATGCTCCACCCCATGGAGTTAAAACAGATACTCTTTACGCCTTATTTAGCTCTATTCCTCATGCAGGTGAAATTTGCATCTTTTTGGCGGTAGTTTCCAGTACTGCTTCAACTGTTATTGGTTTTCATGCACTTAGAAGATTACCGGGGTATGTATTTGGCATTCTTCGAATGTTGTTAGGTGTTACTTTTTTCTTTTTTATAGCGATTAGTTTGTTTGGCTGGAATCATTTTTCTGATCTGTTCTCACCATTTTTATGGAAGTGGATGTTGTTCTATGGAAGTATTATTGTTGCTCTGCGATATCATTTTGATATGCTAGGGAC
Coding sequences within:
- a CDS encoding DMT family transporter — translated: MISPRYKGILYLSLSAIILSAANPIIAKLIILGNEHLVNGHNPISFCNVLFAGNLVALLTLIVIHFRDLKNFKPEHLTGKNWYLLSIAALLAGFLTPTLFFFGLMYASVINVILISNLQIPMTLLSGWLFFGEVPNTRVTVGAFLATLGVFAIVFLQYWLAASVNHAPPHGVKTDTLYALFSSIPHAGEICIFLAVVSSTASTVIGFHALRRLPGYVFGILRMLLGVTFFFFIAISLFGWNHFSDLFSPFLWKWMLFYGSIIVALRYHFDMLGTKYGNVAEAAISSSLVPLISIIFTYLILGEIPGISQIIGGSLILFGIYVALRGKLQSLEQSKVLEKPSGFSGV